The following nucleotide sequence is from Psychroflexus torquis ATCC 700755.
ACCATTGATATAAGCAATCTGGCTTCTGGAATGTATATCGTCATAGCTACTAACCAAGACGGACGCACATCAAGAGAGAAACTCCTCAAAAAATAAGAAGAAGCAACATATCAATCAAGAACCAAAGAGTTCAAATGTAGAGACCACACTAAGAGACCACGTTCGAACTCAAGCATAAAATCCCGCGAATTTCCCCGGGATTTGTTCTTTCGTCATGACAAAAACTTGCCGAACAAGTTTATTAATGCTATACTAAATTTGACTTTTTACTATATTTATAGTTAAAAACTTTTGTTATGGGAAAATTAAGCCAGGCTGCCGGAGTATTAATTATCATTTCTATGGGAAGTTTCGATGCCAAAGGTGCTGAAAACATAATAAGGTAACCGCAAAAACTGAATCAAAGCTCACTCAACCCTTTATTGCTTCACTCGTTCCTCGTTCGCAATGATGTTTGTGAGTTGTTCCACACCCGCAACGATCTTTGACGGGCATTTCGCTAGAAGAATAAGTCTAAAAAAAAAGTTGAAAATATTTTCTATATTTATCCATAAAAAAAAGTTGACAAAAACAAATTTTACTTGTACAAATTAAGTTGCAAAATAATATAAACATCTTCACCCATGAAAAACAATCCATCATTTACGCCGGAGCACACAGACCCAAGCAGCGAAAAATCTGGCGGACATTCCTTGGGAGAACGCACCGGAAAAACCCTGCGGAAATATGGACTCAATATCATGCTAATAATCGGTGGAACCGCGGCTATGAAAGCCCAAACTGATCCCACTCGTGCCCAAAACGAACTCCAAGTAACAGAAATAAATGCTATCGGTGGTGCAAATTTTGATGCCCAGGGAGAAAGTGTCATAGAGCCATTACTCTACCGCCACGCTCGAGAAATGCAAAACGCATACGGTGTCCATATTGACCTGGTCAACATCATCGTCCGGGTTCGCTATATCTCATCAAATCTCATCAGTACTGGTAGTAGCTTAGGTGATCTAGCACAACTCAGAGGTTGGCGACAAAACTCGACCAACCAAGCCACTCACCCGGAGATCACTGACCCGCGAGATTTGACGTCGTCTTTTTATACCGGAAATGCCTATACTGGAGCCGCTCAATCCGGACCAGGCGACGATGGATTTCGATACCAAACAATTGCCGCTCCAACTCTGACCTGGCTTTTAGCACATGAAGCAGCTCATGGGCTTGACGGACTAAATGGTAGTCATACCGAAGCAAAAACTAATATAACCTTTACTGCAACTAATATCGCCACCAACGCGCAATCTAATTTAGATAGTGGTTATACCGTTGGTAACGTAGCCTCAACCCCTGGCATACTGCTACAATACTACACGGTCAGTAATGCCAACAACACCGGAAATCCTATCCATGGTGGTGATGGGAATACCCGACACGTCGGAGAATATTTTGGTGAAGACCATGAAATCTCAACCCCTTATACTGAGCTCGATAATGGCAATAGTGATAATGTCGCCGATGGGATTGCTGCGTATTATAATGGGACTGGTCCGGGACAGTCGGTGGAGACCGAACCCGTAATCTATGATACCGCCCCTACGGCAAATGTCGCGGGAAATAGTATTGATATTACCAATGAAGACCAGCTCGAAACAGGATACGCTAACACCACAAATGCGAGTTTTGGAGACCAATTATCCACCCCAGGAGTTACTATGCAGTATCTCTATCTCGCAACCGATGCAACCGACGGTTCACCGATTGCGGGTCCCACTGGACTTGATGAAACGTTTGATAATCTTGCTCCAGGCGATTACAAAATCGCTTCATATGACGCAACATCAAACAGTCTGAGTCCTTTTAGTGATACTTTTACTATTACAACCCTCAGCATCGACAATAACCAAGAAATCGAGGGATTCAAAATGTATCCAAACCCAGCAACAACAGAAGTAACCCTAAGTATAACAAAAGGGCAAACTATTAAAACTATCGAAATATTTAGCAGCAATGGACGACTTATAAGCCAAGTGTCTCCCCTGAGTCTCAATGAAAAAGAAACCATTGATATAAGCAATCTGGCTTCTGGAATGTATATCGTCATAGCTACTAACCAAGACGGACGCACATCAACAGAGAAACTCCTCAAAAAATAAGAAGAAGCAACATATCAATCAAGAACCAACGAGTTCGAACATAGAGACCACACAAAAAGACCACGTTCGAACTCAAGCAAAAAATACCGCGAATTTCCTCAGGATTTAATCATCTGTCATGACAAAAACTTGCCGAACAAATTTATTAATGCTACACTTAGTTTGACTTTTGTTGTATTTATACTTTAAAAACCTTTTGTTATGGGAAAATTAAGCCAGGCTGCCGGAGTATTAATTATCATTTCTATGGGAGTTGTCGATGCCAAAGGTGTTGAAAGTGCTGAAAACATAATAAGGTAACCGCAAAAACTGAATCAAAGCTCGCGAAATAATAACTGACACAAGAATATGAGAAGACCTAACCACGTTCTTTGTATTATACCAAATTAGACCTATAATGACGCAATAAATCGTTTTACCGATATGAATTCGGCACAGGCTTTTTTCGCCTGCTTTTCATCAAAAATAATTACCGTAGCTAAGGCTATGCTAGTTATTTTTGATTTCAATCAATCAAAAAACCTGTGCTGAGCTAAGTCGTAATATAATTCAATTTATTCATACGGCATTATAAATATAATTTGGTATTAGACCTTATAAAAACCTCGTGTAAACTTTATGAACCCTTAGATCCCATAACGATAAATTCGCAATCGTATTTTTTGTAAATTGCCATAATACCATCGAAAGTTTAGTAAAACTATACCGTCTTGTAAACCTCAATCCCTTATAAATGATCCTTCATCTTATGAAAGGTTTCTGTAAACCTCTTGTATGCTAACTTCATAAAAACAACTATTGTGGTAAATCACCCCCCTACTTCTTCATTTATAGGATCGATAAATCCTAAGAAAGAAATCCAGCAAATGGGATAAAAAAATCTAAATATCATATTTTTTTGCGAGTTATGCAGCGACTTTCAAGACATTTTCACCTTGAAGAGAAAAGTCTGTGGGGACTAGGATTCTTTTCTTAAGTTGAGAATTTATGCTTTTAATTATTTAGTTTAAATTATAAAAAAATCCTCTCTTTTATAACTGATAAATTATTATTACATTTGCAAAGTTTTGAATATGGAGGGGACAAATTAGTCCCCTCTTTTTATAAGTAAATAATGGCTTTAGATAAAGAGCAAATTTTAACCTTGGTTAAGCAAGGATTGGAGGAAGACGAGGCTCTATTTTTAATTGATTTACAAATTTCTGATAAGAATAATATTAACGTGATCATAGATGGTGATAGAGATTTATCTATAACAGATTGTGTCAATATGAGTAGGGCTATAGAACATAACCTCGATAGAGAGATAGAGGATTTCTCATTAGAAGTCGCCTCTTGTGGAGCGACTGAACCCCTTAAATTCCCAAGACAGTTCAAGAAAAATATCGGGAGAAAACTAGCAGTCGAAAGCCAAAATGAATCTATAGAAGCAACACTTACGGCAGCATCTGACGAAGATATTGAATTAAAATGGACTGCTAAAGAGCCAAAACCGATTGGAAAAGGCAAACACAAAGTAGAAAAAGAAGCAAAAATAGCTTACGAAGACATCGACAAAGCTCAAGTTATAATAAATTTTAACAAATAAAGATATTATGGAGAATATCGATTTGATCAACTCATTTTCTGAATTTAAAGACGACAAATTAATTGATCGAGTAACCTTGATGGCCATTCTTGAAGATGTATTTAGAAATGCATTGAAGAAAAAATTTGGACAAGATGATAATTTTGATATTATTATTAACCCAGACAAGGGGGATTTAGAAATTTGGAGAAATAGAAATGTAGTAAACGATGGAGAAGTAGAGGACGAAAACAAAGAAATTTCATTGAAGGATGCTAGAAAAATAGAACCTGATTTTGAAGTAGGTGAAGATGTTTCTGAAGAAGTAAAGTTGTATCAACTAGGTCGAAGAGCGATACTGGCCTTAAGACAAAACTTAATTTCTAAAATTCATGAGCATGATAGCACTAATACCTTTAAATATTTCCAAGATTTAATTGGAGAAATTTATACAGCAGAAGTTCATCATGTAAGACACAATGTTGTGATTTTACTGGATGATGATGGAAATGAGTTAATCATTCCAAAGGAACATCAAATCCCTTCTGATTTCTACAGAAAAGGAGATAGTATAAGAGGTGTTATCGAAAAGGTTGAACTTAAAGGAAACAAACCTATAATTATCCTATCTAGAACGACTCCAAAGTTTCTTGAAAAGTTATTTGAACAAGAAATTCCTGAAGTATTTGATGGGCTTATCACTGTTAAAAATGCAGTAAGAATTCCTGGAGAAAAAGCGAAAGTTGCAGTAGACACTTACGATGACAGGATAGACCCTGTAGGAGCATGTGTAGGTATGAAAGGCTCTCGTATACATGGTATAGTTCGAGAATTGGGAAATGAAAATATTGATGTAATTAATTACACCAACAATCCACAACTCTACATTCAAAGAGCCTTAAGCCCAGCGAAGATTGTGAATATCAAGCTGAATGAAGAAAAAAAATATGCAGAAGTTACTTTGAAACCTGAAGAGGTTTCAAAAGCAATTGGACGAGGTGGACATAATATAAGACTCGCTGGACTATTAACAGGATATAACATAGAAGTCTTCAGAGATGGTATCGAAGAAGAAGATGTGGAATTAACAGAGTTTACAGACGAAATAGAAGACTGGGTTATTAAAGAATTCGGTAGAATAGGTTTAGATACTGCAAAAAGTATCTTAGAATTAGACGTAAGTGATCTCGTAAGAAGAACGGATTTGGAAGAAGAAACCGTTTTGAACGTGGTCAAAATTTTAAAACAAGAGTTTGAAGAATAGATTATTTAAACTCATCTTTGCAACATTATAAAAGAGGTAATATTAGAGGCAATTTATGGCTGAATCAAAACAAACAAGATTAAACAAAGTACTAAGAGAGTTTAATATATCACTGGATAGAGCGGTGGAATATCTGGGCGATCAAGGTTATGAAATTGAGGCAAGACCTACAACCAAAATTTCTTCGGAAGTTTATGAAGTATTATCAGACAAATTCGAAACTGATAAAAGTAAAAAGGTAGCTTCAGAAGAAGTAAGCGAGGAGCGAAAAAAGGAGAAGGAAGAGTTGCGTCTCGCAAGAGAACACGAACTTGAGAAGAAGAAAGTAGACGAAGCTAGGAAAGAGCAACAAGCTACAGACAACAAGAAAAAAGCCGCTGCCGCTAAAGCTGAGGAGGAAACAAAGGCTAAAGCTGAAGAAGACTCCAAGAAAGCAGCAAAAGAGAAAGAAGAAACTATCAGGTCTAAGTCCAAAATTACAGGCTTAAAACAAGTCGGTAAAATTGAACTTACAGATACTAGAAAAGGGAAACCTAAAAGCAAAAAAGCGTCTGATAAGCCTGAAAAGTCTACTCCACATGCTAAACCAACTTCTACTAAGCCAACTTCTGCTAAACCAGCATCTGAAAAGCCAGCAAAGGAAGCCGAACAAAAACCTCTAGTTAAGAAAGAAGATGAAAAAGAAAAAGAAGTTGAGGACCCTCTACACAAGACTCAATACACAAAGCTTTCTGGACCTAACTTTACCGGTGAAAAAATTGATTTAAATCAATTTAAGAAAACTCCAACCAAGAAAGAAAAGGAAAAAGAGAAAGAAAAAGAAGCAGCTTCCAAAAGAAGAAAGCGTAAGCGTATATCAAAAACTAACACAGCAACCCCTGGAGCTAGTAAACCCAACTTCAAAAAAGGCGCAAAACCAGCTCCTAGGAGAAATGTAAAAGCAGCTCCAAAAGAAGATCCTACTCCAGAACAAGTCCAAAAGCAAGTTAGAGAAACCTTAGAAAAACTTCAAGGTAGATCTGCTGGCAAGAAAGGAGCAAAATATAGACGAGACAAAAGAGATCAACATAAACAACGTTCTCAAGAAGATCTCGATCAACAAGAAAAAGAAAGTAAAGTCCTTAAGGTAACTGAGTTCGTTAGTGTCAACGAGATAGCAACGATGATGGATGTGCCTGTGACCAAAATTATTTCTGCTTGCATGTCTTTAGGCATGATGGTGACTATGAACCAAAGACTTGATGCTGAAACCTTAAGTGTTGTCGCTGAAGAATTTGGTTATGATGTGGAATTTGTAAGTGCAGAAGTTGAAGACCACAAAGAAGTAGTTACCGAGAACCCTGAAGATTTAAAACCTAGAGCTCCGATCGTTACCGTTATGGGTCACGTAGATCACGGTAAAACTTCTTTACTGGATTATATTCGTAAAGAAAACGTAATTGCTGGTGAGTCGGGTGGAATTACTCAGCATATTGGCGCCTATAGTGTTAAGATAGAGACTGGAGAAACTATTTCTTTCTTAGATACTCCTGGTCACGAAGCCTTTACCGCTATGAGAGCTAGAGGTGCACAAGTCACAGATATCGCAATTATTGTAATTGCTGCAGATGACAATGTGATGCCTCAAACCAAAGAAGCTATATCTCATGCACAAGCTGCAGGAGTTCCGATTGTTTTTGCAATTAATAAAGTAGATTTACCTACAGCTAACGTAGAAAAGATAAAACAATCACTAGCTAGTATGAACTTGTTAGTAGAAGATTGGGGAGGTAAAGTTCAGTCCCAAGAAATTTCAGCTAAGGATGGTACAGGTATTCCTGAGTTACTTGAAAAAGTTCTTCTTGAAGCTGAATTACTTGACTTAAAAGCAAATCCAAATCGCCTTGCAAAAGGAAGCGTCGTGGAAGCTTTTCTGGATAAAGGTAGAGGTTACGTATCTACTATCTTGGTTCAGGCAGGTACTCTTAAAATTGGAGATTATGTCTTGGCCGGAACAACAAGTGGTAAAATAAAGGCCATGCAAGATGAGCGTGGTAATAAAGTAAAAGAAGTTGGCCCTTCTACTCCTATTTCTATTCTTGGGCTAGATGGGGCTCCACAAGCTGGTGATTCCTTCCAAGTCATGGAAGATGAAAGAGAAGCAAAAGAAATAGCCTCGAAAAGAAATCAACTTCAAAGAGAGCAAAGTGTTAGAACACAGAAACACATTACTTTAGATGAAATTGGAAGACGAATTGCTCTTGGAGACTTTAAAGAATTGAACATTATCCTGAAAGCGGATGTGGATGGTTCCGTAGAAGCCTTAACAGACAGTTTACAGAAACTCTCAACAGAGGAAATTCAAGTCAATATTATACATAGAGGAGTTGGAGCCATTACTGAAAGTGATGTCTTGCTAGCCTCAGCTTCTGAAGCTGTTATCATTGGATTTAATGTAAGGCCTGCTGGAAATGCTAGGACACTTGCTGATAATGAAGAAATCGATATCAGAATGTATTCTATCATCTACGATGCTATCAACGACATTAAAGATGCGATGGAAGGTATGCTTTCTCCAGAACTTAAAGAAGAAATTACAGGTACTTCAGAGATTAGAGAAACTTTCAAAATCT
It contains:
- a CDS encoding T9SS type A sorting domain-containing protein → MKNNPSFTPEHTDPSSEKSGGHSLGERTGKTLRKYGLNIMLIIGGTAAMKAQTDPTRAQNELQVTEINAIGGANFDAQGESVIEPLLYRHAREMQNAYGVHIDLVNIIVRVRYISSNLISTGSSLGDLAQLRGWRQNSTNQATHPEITDPRDLTSSFYTGNAYTGAAQSGPGDDGFRYQTIAAPTLTWLLAHEAAHGLDGLNGSHTEAKTNITFTATNIATNAQSNLDSGYTVGNVASTPGILLQYYTVSNANNTGNPIHGGDGNTRHVGEYFGEDHEISTPYTELDNGNSDNVADGIAAYYNGTGPGQSVETEPVIYDTAPTANVAGNSIDITNEDQLETGYANTTNASFGDQLSTPGVTMQYLYLATDATDGSPIAGPTGLDETFDNLAPGDYKIASYDATSNSLSPFSDTFTITTLSIDNNQEIEGFKMYPNPATTEVTLSITKGQTIKTIEIFSSNGRLISQVSPLSLNEKETIDISNLASGMYIVIATNQDGRTSTEKLLKK
- the rimP gene encoding ribosome assembly cofactor RimP, producing the protein MALDKEQILTLVKQGLEEDEALFLIDLQISDKNNINVIIDGDRDLSITDCVNMSRAIEHNLDREIEDFSLEVASCGATEPLKFPRQFKKNIGRKLAVESQNESIEATLTAASDEDIELKWTAKEPKPIGKGKHKVEKEAKIAYEDIDKAQVIINFNK
- the nusA gene encoding transcription termination factor NusA, producing the protein MENIDLINSFSEFKDDKLIDRVTLMAILEDVFRNALKKKFGQDDNFDIIINPDKGDLEIWRNRNVVNDGEVEDENKEISLKDARKIEPDFEVGEDVSEEVKLYQLGRRAILALRQNLISKIHEHDSTNTFKYFQDLIGEIYTAEVHHVRHNVVILLDDDGNELIIPKEHQIPSDFYRKGDSIRGVIEKVELKGNKPIIILSRTTPKFLEKLFEQEIPEVFDGLITVKNAVRIPGEKAKVAVDTYDDRIDPVGACVGMKGSRIHGIVRELGNENIDVINYTNNPQLYIQRALSPAKIVNIKLNEEKKYAEVTLKPEEVSKAIGRGGHNIRLAGLLTGYNIEVFRDGIEEEDVELTEFTDEIEDWVIKEFGRIGLDTAKSILELDVSDLVRRTDLEEETVLNVVKILKQEFEE
- the infB gene encoding translation initiation factor IF-2; this encodes MAESKQTRLNKVLREFNISLDRAVEYLGDQGYEIEARPTTKISSEVYEVLSDKFETDKSKKVASEEVSEERKKEKEELRLAREHELEKKKVDEARKEQQATDNKKKAAAAKAEEETKAKAEEDSKKAAKEKEETIRSKSKITGLKQVGKIELTDTRKGKPKSKKASDKPEKSTPHAKPTSTKPTSAKPASEKPAKEAEQKPLVKKEDEKEKEVEDPLHKTQYTKLSGPNFTGEKIDLNQFKKTPTKKEKEKEKEKEAASKRRKRKRISKTNTATPGASKPNFKKGAKPAPRRNVKAAPKEDPTPEQVQKQVRETLEKLQGRSAGKKGAKYRRDKRDQHKQRSQEDLDQQEKESKVLKVTEFVSVNEIATMMDVPVTKIISACMSLGMMVTMNQRLDAETLSVVAEEFGYDVEFVSAEVEDHKEVVTENPEDLKPRAPIVTVMGHVDHGKTSLLDYIRKENVIAGESGGITQHIGAYSVKIETGETISFLDTPGHEAFTAMRARGAQVTDIAIIVIAADDNVMPQTKEAISHAQAAGVPIVFAINKVDLPTANVEKIKQSLASMNLLVEDWGGKVQSQEISAKDGTGIPELLEKVLLEAELLDLKANPNRLAKGSVVEAFLDKGRGYVSTILVQAGTLKIGDYVLAGTTSGKIKAMQDERGNKVKEVGPSTPISILGLDGAPQAGDSFQVMEDEREAKEIASKRNQLQREQSVRTQKHITLDEIGRRIALGDFKELNIILKADVDGSVEALTDSLQKLSTEEIQVNIIHRGVGAITESDVLLASASEAVIIGFNVRPAGNARTLADNEEIDIRMYSIIYDAINDIKDAMEGMLSPELKEEITGTSEIRETFKISKIGTIAGCMVISGKIYRSSGIRLIREGIVIHTGTLTSLKRFKDDAKEVSKGYDCGMQLKNYNDIQEGDILEAYREVEVKKKLK